The sequence aattGGATTATCCTCATCCAACCCGTCCATCTGTGCATTtattggatgcaaatccgttggacGATGGATTAAATGtgaatggcaactttgaaatccGTAATGAATTAGAGTAAGTATGGTTGAGGTGAAAACCGGCACATACTCCCCCCGAATACATGTTTTTTGATCGGCAAAGTTCATGGCCCAAATTCTTTGCCACCTGCAATGACTTTAACACGGCACTACAACGACATCGTCAGCTACCACTATGCTACAAGGACATCCGACTTTACAACATTTACTCATGATGAGTATATCCCACCATTTTAATTCTCTCCAAAATCTTTTAGATACGGAAATCAAAACATTTATTCCCTATTATAAAAGATTTAATACTGCATTTACTTTCTTTTTCCTCTGCACTAAACTATATAAATGGTGCACCCATACTGAAGCAAAGTAGAATTCATCCGTCACTTGTCAAGTTAAATGGGTCTGTGGTTTTAAATCCGGTGTTTGCAAGAacattttcttcttgttttgttCATCTTGTTCTAAATGGATCACTTAAATCCCAATGTCAAAAAAGACTCAAGGAAGACATGTGAAAGTGCATAATTATTCATCATGGAGAACGATTAACAACATCTATATACTTCTTGCCATCATTTTTGGTGCTCAGGTGGCGGTTATCTAAAAAGTAGTATATACAAGAATCAAGAAGGCAACCGAAGTCAACAACCTTATTTGGTGCTCAGGCAGCTGCTATCTTTTTTCCTTCACGAGCACCCTTCTCCTATGGTGAACCATCTGTCAAATCAGTGGTTGTTCGTTTTCGCGCAAATGAGAAGGATGTTCCAAAAAATGCACTCATCACAGCTCATCGTGATGCAAGAAATACTGAACTCGACAAACGACAACGCCAAGACCAACCAGCATTTTCTCCTATAAAGAACATGCTGAACCTATAGATCGATAATCATGATAATCAGAGTCATCCTCTTCTTACATGATCTATTCGTGAAAAAAGACAACAGCGTGTGCACATCTATTTACTTGGTGAAATTGTgtgagaaaatcaaacaaaaggagtcaaaaaaatgaaaacattttAATTACAATGTAAACCTGGTGCAGAACAAAAGCGCCAGGATACGTGCAGCAAAAACACATCATGGAATTTTTGGTTTGGCCGTTTGTGAAGCGTCGTGACTGCTGTGATGAGAATGATGATGTCCAAGCTTATGTATCCAATGAAGAAGCCCTTTCTTGTGGTCGTCTGAGGTTGAGCTTCGAATCAGGTGCACGGTTCCATCTTGAGCGAGAGAGGTTTCGAACTGCTCCAAAACCTTCACAATCTGCCAAAACTCGGGCCTTTTCTCTGGAGCTGAAGTCCAACAGTGCTCGATCAGATCTCGTAATGAAGGTGGACAATCCTTGGGAATAATAGGTCTCAGCTTCTGAGCAATTTCCAAATTTGCCCTCAGTTAGAAGTCGAACATACTCGAGTTTCTTAAACAACCACATAAATGTAAGATTTCCTCATCAATGGTGAGTTTGCATTGTTTGAGTAAAGTAACCCAGTTCTAGAGGCGTCAAGAACAAACCCTGGTAGGAGGTTTCTCAATTACCATTTATGGGTTTACAAgttacaaacaaacaaaacataTATCTTATCGGTGAATGTTAAAGGACACGGAGATAGATTATCCATCCTCGAAGCCAATTCAACTAACAATAAAAAGGCTTACTAACAGAACACAACATAATAATGTTAAGAAGATGCGGATGAAATATTTCTGTGGTACAGAACGATATCCCCTCTTTTTATTTGAAACTCAGATTGGTACTTGTACTGGATATCTCAAATGTCAAAGACAGGATATTTAAGTAAATAAACAAGCAGAACATTAAGTTGATTTGAGACTCTGGACCTTGTGTCATCAAGTTTTCTGGGCAGTTATCCTTATGGGATAACCGAATACAAAATCAAGATTTGTCATTTTCTTAAGTATCTCATCCGCCTGCTTTGCGTATTTTAGACTGTGAGgctagcatattcctaggttttATTACTAACCGAAATATTCAATAAAGATGACATTTTAAATCCAGGATCAAGGCTTCCAAAACCCTATAAACATGTTTAAGAGCATTCGAAAACGAAAAAGGTATATATTTGATGTCTGTGGGTgcaatctaaaagaaaaagaacgCCATGGCAGGGAATCATACCTTATTTACTACAGCAAAAGCTGCCTGGATGGGTGTCTTatcatcaaaaggaattgttccggCAACCATCTCCCATAGGACCAGTCCAAAGCTGTACACATCGACTTTTCGCCCATGGGATTTTCGCTTGATCATTTCAGGTGCCATCCAGCGGTAAGTACCCGCATCATCTGCCAAAGAATCACAATATGCCTCCTTGCACGCAATTCCGAAGTCAACAATCTTCACCTGGTTATCTTGATCAAAAATGAGATTCTCAGGTTTAAGGTCTCTATGAACAACACCTTGTGAGTGTAAGAATTCCATTCCTCGTGCAATATCTAGAGCAATACTGATGACTTTCTCAAAAGGAAGATTTTTGTGTTCAAGTTTGTGCATGAACGCCCTCAATGAGCCCCCGGCTAGATATTCAGTGATGATACAGAATACTGGAGGATTTTTACTTGCGGCAACCAACTACATTAACAGATCAAAAACTTCATTAACAGATCCATATAGTAGCCATCTAAATCTGTCACTTATTACACAGTTATTGCTATATATCACTAGTACAAAACAACCCATCTGAATTACAAATGTTGATAACTAAATCGTCATTAGTTATTGCTATATATCATTAAAAAAAACTAATCCAGTCAGGACAACCACAATCTATTTTCCCTTTCATCAGTTAATGAGGTGAATTTGCTAAGTAGAACAATAATTAGTCAGATAGAGCAATACAGCAAACCCCACACGAAATACAAATCCTTGGGACCAAGCCATGTTAAGGTTAAGTCAATTGACCTCAATGGAATACAAAATTTGTCTGAAAAAGACGAAGACGGTCAAGTAAAGACGGCTTTATAAGATGAGAACAGTAAAGGATGCTTATTGGAAAGGAAGAACAGAGTTAGGTGAAAACAGGGTTGATTACCTCTATTATATTTTGATGGTGGAGATGTGACAGAAGACTGACTTCCCTCTCGAACTGTTTTTCTAGTCGAGCTGCCATATCTGCATTTTCTTCATCATCGGACTGCCTGATAATTTTAACTGCAACAGGCTGATCCTTATATACACCGTGGTAAAGTCGACTATTTGCTCCACAGGCAAACCTATGTCCAAGGAACAATTTTGAGAGATCGATATTCAATTCATCGTCCATTTCAATGGCCATAACCTTTCCCCCTTTATTATCAAAATACTTTGTCCAAGAATCTTTCCTACTCTTAGTTTTCTCAATATGCTTCGGAGAAGAAAAGTGACCAAAAGATTTCGCACCTGATGGGGATGCACAATCAGAAGCATGGCTCTCATTTGAATTTTGACGAAGAAATTTCCCCAAACCTCTCTTCTCCGGCGTTCTAGATCGAGGTAATGGAGTTGAGAACCTCTTCCGAGACTTCCGAGCTTCCTTAAACGCATCCGAAATACTGATTTCAGGGTGAGGTGATACCGCCCTTAACTTGTTGGTATTCGGATTACGAACAATTGGACTAGTATAATGACTTGGTTTAACATAATCAACCGTAGTAGTTGGTGTTGGCCTAGATTTCAATCCAGCTTCTCGATTCGCCTGCCG comes from Papaver somniferum cultivar HN1 chromosome 7, ASM357369v1, whole genome shotgun sequence and encodes:
- the LOC113295683 gene encoding serine/threonine-protein kinase HT1-like isoform X1; this encodes MDEESNSWIRRVKYSHTVCHRLDSSSLHTSPITRQANREAGLKSRPTPTTTVDYVKPSHYTSPIVRNPNTNKLRAVSPHPEISISDAFKEARKSRKRFSTPLPRSRTPEKRGLGKFLRQNSNESHASDCASPSGAKSFGHFSSPKHIEKTKSRKDSWTKYFDNKGGKVMAIEMDDELNIDLSKLFLGHRFACGANSRLYHGVYKDQPVAVKIIRQSDDEENADMAARLEKQFEREVSLLSHLHHQNIIELVAASKNPPVFCIITEYLAGGSLRAFMHKLEHKNLPFEKVISIALDIARGMEFLHSQGVVHRDLKPENLIFDQDNQVKIVDFGIACKEAYCDSLADDAGTYRWMAPEMIKRKSHGRKVDVYSFGLVLWEMVAGTIPFDDKTPIQAAFAVVNKKLRPIIPKDCPPSLRDLIEHCWTSAPEKRPEFWQIVKVLEQFETSLAQDGTVHLIRSSTSDDHKKGLLHWIHKLGHHHSHHSSHDASQTAKPKIP
- the LOC113295683 gene encoding serine/threonine-protein kinase HT1-like isoform X2 — translated: MDEESNSWIRRVKYSHTVCHRLDSSSLHTSPITRQANREAGLKSRPTPTTTVDYVKPSHYTSPIVRNPNTNKLRAVSPHPEISISDAFKEARKSRKRFSTPLPRSRTPEKRGLGKFLRQNSNESHASDCASPSGAKSFGHFSSPKHIEKTKSRKDSWTKYFDNKGGKVMAIEMDDELNIDLSKLFLGHRFACGANSRLYHGVYKDQPVAVKIIRQSDDEENADMAARLEKQFEREVSLLSHLHHQNIIELVAASKNPPVFCIITEYLAGGSLRAFMHKLEHKNLPFEKVISIALDIARGMEFLHSQGVVHRDLKPENLIFDQDNQVKIVDFGIACKEAYCDSLADDAGTYRWMAPEMIKRKSHGRKVDVYSFGLVLWEMVAGTIPFDDKTPIQAAFAVVNKGLFLTPLELGYFTQTMQTHH